Within Haloterrigena turkmenica DSM 5511, the genomic segment TCGACGAGTACTACGATGGAATCATTGTTATCCTTGATGAGATCGACATGGTTGATAACGCTGAGGGCCTCCTCCATGAGCTCTCGCGAGCTCGAGAAGCCGGTCACACCGATGCCTATATCGGAATCATTGCTATCAGCAACGACATCGATTTTGGACAAAAACTCAACGCACGCGTTCAGAGTTCGATGCGGACGACGGACTTCGTCTTTGAACCATATCAAAGCGATCAGATCGAGCAGATCTTGGAGTATCGACGAGACGCGTTCCAAGATGGCGTCGTTCAAGACGGCGTCATAACCGAGACTGCCGACCGGTCGGCGGATGAACACGGTGACGCAAGGAAGGCAGTCGATGTCCTACGGATTGCTGGTGATATCGCTGACGACACCGATGCAGAGGTCGTTAGTACAGAACACGTCGATAAAGCAGTCAAGCGTGCAGCGGTTAATCGAGTCAAGGAGACGATCGAGAGCACCTCACCGCAATCTAAACTCGTTCTCTACACTCTTGGTCGCTTGACTGGCTCGAATAATCGCCGCTTCCGCACCTCTGATATCTACAATCAATACGAGACGACCTGTGGTGATGTCGGTGCTGATCCTCTCTCGTATGATCGAGTGAGTCAGATTCTCAGCACGCTCGCACTAATGGGGATTTCTGAGTCTCACCAAGTCGGTGGCGGACATAAACAGGGTGTCTATCTGGAACACCAGCTTATCAAGGACAAAGATGTAGTGATGAAGGCAGTTGTCGAGAGCGATGAACGGCTTTCAGAACTTCACAATGGAACCTACAAGATTTGATCATGCATCATGAGGGTTCGCTCTACCTAGAACCCTTCTACTGAAGCTCATTCCGAATCAGGGGTGTCTAATCTTCTGAGAAGTGAACAAGCTCATTCCGAATCAGGGGGGTTGTTCTCGAGAGATCCAAGTTAGCTAATCGTTTGGACTGACCGGTCCTTTGTACTGCGAGCACACCTTCTCACCTTCCCGCCACTGCCAGTAGTAGTAGCGGTTGTCGTTGATTTCCTTTATTGTAGCGTCCCTATCTATAGCTATTTAACTCACAACACACTACGGCACTGTCTAGATAAGGAAAACCGCAAGACAGGACGATGACGAAGTAACAGGATCGATTGTGAAACCACCGTCTGTGATCTGAGATAACGAGATCCTGCTCCACGAGCGGCGAACATTCGACTGCTTCAGCAAACGTCTCAGAAGAAGTGATCATCACAGATCATACGGTACTGCTGTGACAGACGCTGAAACACCGTTCTACATCAGAAGCGCTTAACTAGACAGTGCCCACACTACCGAACTACAATGAGCGCTGAAAGTCGAGAAAAAGCCCGGAAAAAGGGCCAAAAAAGCGGCAAGGGGTCGGAGCTCTTGTCCCGATTACTCGGCCGCAAGAGTAAGGACAGCGACGACGAAGACTGACAGGCTTTTCTCTCCGTAAGTCTACCACACGAGCGACGAGCTATCTTGTTTCCGTACTTTTATACTCTGATAGAACACTGTTTCGATATGTACGATTTAACAGCCTTCCAGCGCGACCTGCTGTATGCGATCGCCGGCCAAGACGAACCGCACGGCCTCGCGATCAAGGAGGAGCTCGAAGATTACTACGAGAAAGAGATCCATCACGGCCGACTCTACCCAAATCTGGATACGATCGTCGATAAAGGTCTTGTCAAAAAAGGGGAAGCTGATCGCCGGACGAATTTCTATACGATTACTGATCGTGGTCGTCGCGAGATCGAAGCGCGTCGTGACTGGGAAGACCAGTACGTTAGCGATCTGCTATCAGAGTCAGAATAAGACGTTCTGACGCGTTCGATGTCCTCCTGCAGCGACGATCCTGAACTCAACACGCGTAGTGAGGATATTTGGGAGAACGGCTTCCCGACATAGCTTTGGCTTGTGGCGAGAACTAGTTAAAGAACGACTGGACCAAATTCTTCGCTGGGAACACTCTGTAGCTCATTTGGGCTTCTTACTGGTGTTTACAAAGTGTGAACAGTATTGGGTTTTTAGAATGGAGAGTGTGAGAATACTCGCGGCGCGCCGCAGGTCAAGGTGCAACACTGGGGGTGGCGCGTTGCACCGCAGGAACTCATTCTTAGCAGTGTGCCGCGAGTGTGAGAGATACCACCATATTTGGGTATATAAAACCACTCTGAACTACTATACAGTTGTCCCATCAATCCGCCTACTCGAGGACGTTGGTAGCTGGGATTGGAACAACTCTCCAACTCGAGAACCCAGAAGAACGATTTGATCTCTTCGCAGACGTCACCCCCTCAAAGCGTCCATGCAAAGGGTGGGGCAACCACTATGTAATAGGCTAGCAAACCTTCAATTGACCTGCCTTCGGTGCGGTCCCATAATTCCGAAGGTGGGTCTAATCTGCTGTTGGGACACTCTCGAAGGGTATTGGCAGACCCGCAATACCCTTTCAACTCGATCACTCCGACAGTAACTCTGAAGCCTCTCTGATTCTCGAGAGAATACTCGCTAGGGCACCGTCTAGTTACGCGGTTCTGATGTAGGACTGTGTTTCAGCAGCTGTGGCGCTGCTGGTGATGAGATGTCTGAGAGTCGCTCCTCGAGAGAAGTATGCTGAAGCAGCGAATTTTCGCCCCCTAGAACAGCGTTTCTGTGTGTCGGGTTCTAGCCGGTAGTTTCACAGTCAGTCTTGTAACCCCATCGTCGCCATGTCTTTCGATTTCTCTTATCTAGACAGTGCCGAAGTTCAGGAAATAAATATTTTTAATTGATTTCCAACATATACTCTGCAAGGCCATAGGGATCAGGGTGATCGCATAGTGCGCAGAGCACCTCACACTTGTCAGTGTAATCACGCGTGTTCTGAGGCCGGGGAGAAATGGGTAGCTGGCGGATAGTGTCATGTCTCGCGAGTACGGTCACTCCCCCCGACCGGGGAGAGCTACACTCGCCTAACAGATAAAGCAAGCACCCGTTCTCCCCACTTAGGCCCTCCCCTCGAGTACCGAGAGCAGGACTTTCGACTCGCTTTCTGCCGAAAGCATTACAGCGGAAAGGAGGGGTGTCAGCTGACTATTCGTCGGCGATCCGGCATCGATTGACTGGTGGCGAGGATGGCTTCGCCGAATCGGCCAGTGCTCATCGACAATTTGATCAACGAACCAACACTCTTAATTGCCACTGGTTGGAATCACCAGCTGGCGGGAGAACGGAACAGAGCCGTTCCACAGTTCCGTCCGAACTGAGAAATGCCCGCCAGTGATCGAGGAACGTTTCACCATCAACCATTCCCCCGATGCCTGATCCTCGATCGACCCCTACCTGATTCACCCATTGACCAGTCGGAAGGGGGCTCCGACGCCGGCCATCCCCCGGCGTTTTCGTGTACCACTCGAGGAACCCGAACTACCCGCTTGGATCCTACCCTCGCGTATCTAAATGACGGCCGTAGATACGTCTCCTCCCGCTAACACGACCCGCACGTCTACGATGGGGGTTGACGGATCCACCATTGTGATCTCTCTGTTGGGGGAGATAGTGGGTTACCCCCATACTCTCCTTGTACTGAGATAAGGCAGAAGTAGTGGAAGTTCGTCGATCTCACTGAGCGGGGTGTGCGAGCAGTGATAAAGCATACAGCAGAGCGTACAGCCGCCGAGACGGGTGACGGCGACATCAGCACACAAGTTCTCACGATCTCCGACGTCGGTATGCACAGCGGCTTCTCGTTGATAAGCAGGGAAACCCTGGAGTTGTCATGGCGGTCGGTGGCTGGGACTCATTCCAAGCGATCGAATCCTATCTGAACGCACCCACTGCCGACGTAGTCAATGAGGCTTTCGAGGACGCTGGCCTAGCGTAACATTCGATCAACAGGGTGACAGAGAAAAGGTCCTGTACCCTCTCTGTGACTACCCGATAAACGGTAAGTACAGGCTGAGGCGTTACCGCTGCGGTCGGAGCACAAGCGCAGCACCCGCGAGCGACCGAAAGGGAGCGAGCGGCCTTTTTCATCGAACTTTTTGCGCCGAGCGGTTCCGCGCGAAGCGCGGAATCCCGAGGCGGAAAAAGTTCGTTGCGCATGTGTAGTGAGCGTGTGCTTCACGCTAAAATATATTTGAAGAATAGAATTTCAATAGAACCGTCTCAAGGAGTGTCTCATGCAGTTCGTTGACGGGAATCTGCTCGTTATCCACGGCGCCGCGTTCTGGTGATACCCCTGATCACCGTAGTCCGAGTCGGGACCGGATCGTCGCACCGAGATATCGGTTGAGTTCAGGGACGTCCTATGGACCGGGCTCGTCTGTCGTCATCGGTCCAGTACCTCAACATCGGGATTCGCACCAGCTGGACCAGCGACTGCTTTCGCACGCTCGAGTTCGCGGCGCTCTCGTTGGGCCTGCCGTTCGAGGGTAACTGCCCGACAACAGCGGTCGCTTCTCCCGTCGTCGACGACATCGTCGTCAGCAATCGTGAACCGCTTGCCACGGTGGCCCATCTGCTCGAGCATCAGAGCACAGCCTCCTGAGCCACGTCTCGAGCGTCCGCCTGTAGGTGTTCGTATCGGACCTCACAACTGTCCGAGCAGAACCGGCCAGTGTATCCTGCCTGATTGCGAATGAGTGCCAAGCAACTCGGCATCCGGCACGCATTGCGCTCGGTCATCTGGCGATACCTCGGTTCAGAAACCACGCCGTCTCAGTGTCTAGTGACGCGGTTGCTACGTTGATCGTCCACATGGATTTCTGCGGTGGGCTTCATTGAGCCCCCGCACTCTTTCAGGGGGGGTATAAACTCATCAGGTGCAGTGCTATCGCGCGCCGTTTGTCGAATCTCCTGTTCTGGGTTACGGCCGTGATCTGGTGTTCTACATAGATCACAGCACCAAATCAGCGTCGCAGGGATAGAGGTATCTGAGTCGGTCTCATGGCCGTCGAACTGGTGAATGACTCCTCTACCACAATGTCGGCAGAAGAGCCATTGCTTAGTCGGGATACACAGTTGCTCCTGGATTGTAAGCGTGGGCACAAACAGTGATAATGCCTCTAAAATTGCTTCTCTGGCAAGCACTATTCGTATCAATATATCGAACGCCCATCTTGACAACTTATCACCCACGCAGTGAGTGCTCTGCTACGTTACCCGACTGATTGTGTTCTCTGTGGTCACGAGAGCGAAACGCACGAAGACCACGAACAACACATGGAGGAGGCTCATGGCTGCTAACGATCACTCCTCGAGCGGTACTGATCAGTCGCCGTTAATCGATTCGTCGAAATCCTCCTCATCAACTCGAGAAAACGATGTCCCACCACATCGACAGCCGTTTCGAGCACCAAGTGGGAGGATTTCTCCATCATCGGTTATTGCTGCAGTATATGCTGTTCCACATCGGTCGCAGGTAGCAAGTAGGTCTCTCTCCTCCTCATCTTCCGGCATCTGGTATTGGGCTCCGACCATATCTGACTATTTAGGACTGAGACAACCGGATATCGCACGGATGGCTGGCCTCGAACGCAAAACGGTCTACTCGCATCTTGACCCGTTGCTCGCCTACGGGATTGTCGAAAAGTCGCGAACGGTCGGCAACAGCACGATGTATCAGATCAACACGGATAACGAGGCTACGAAGGCCCTCAGAAAGTTCGACCACGAACTGATGCAGATCCTCGCCGCTAAAGAGGACGCTGGTGAGCTCGATAAGGATGGGACGCCGATCGTCGCCGAAAGCTGAACTGGCCAGCTACTCTTTCCATTCAAGTTCCTCGAGCGCTGTCTCAACTCCGCGTATCTGCCTTTGGTGATGGTGCCGCAATTGAGGATATCTGGGAAATTTCGTACCCAGTCACCGCTGCTCCAGAGTGGCGGTTCACGATTGAACGCCACGAAACCGATGATGAGCTGCCATACGAACCCGACTTCCTCGAGGACTAACCAGTAGCAACTCCAGATCGTTTATTTTCTAGCTGTATTTGTAGACAACAAAAGCTATATGGGGCGAACTCGCACCTATATTTGTACTCTGCTGAAGTCGCTCTACGAGATCACGTTGGTAACAGAGCGTAGGTAAAGTACAGAGGAGATATGAAACCCGATACCCAGAACCCTCAGAAAGCAGAGCTTGACCACGAAGACCTGACGCCAACGGAACTGTTCGGTATCCTTTCAGCAGAACGCCGCCAACACGCGCTCATCTATCTTGCTCAGAAGCCAGCAGCAATCTACCTCGGTGATCTTGCGGAATACATCGCACTCAAAGAGGGGGAACCGACGCGCGAACGATACGAACGGATCAGTGTCGATCTTCATCACTGCCACCTTCCACACCTGTGTGGTGCCGGTCTTGTTGATTATGATGCTGAGACCGAGCTGTTGGAATTAGACGTCGATCGCAGTCTTATCACCCCATACTTACAACTCACCGAATATACGGCTTAGTCGATATATTACTCGAGACTTACGTACTGGCTTTCCCATTCGTGACATGCTTCGAGTTCTCGTTCGCCCCGACACGGAGTAGTCGTTGTTCCCTGAGTGAATAAAGAAATCACACTGCGATCTCCAGCACTCCAGTTTTGCAGCCTCTCGCAGGTTGGGCTCGGTAGGCGCTTCTAATTCTGGATCAACGACGTTTTCGAGTTGGTCGCTCCACGAGCCTTGATCGGGTCGTAGTCCTCGAGTCTACGCAATTCGGTAAATGTGTATGCGTAGTGATCAGCAAGCGTGTTGTTTGAATGAATCGAAGTTCGAAGCAGACTGGTTGGTCGGAATCGTAGGTTTTACTAAAAGTGTATTCTTATTATGAAAGCATCCACATATGAGGCTTCGTCAACCAACTGACTTTCTTATCCTTGAGGAACTCGAAGACAAAGGTCGAAACGTTGCGACGAATTTAGCCGCTCATACGGGGAAGAGTCGCAAGAACATCAACACACGATTGCCGGTGCTTGAAGACTACGGCCTCGTTCAGAAGATCGGTCCGGCCGAGCGATCCGGATTGTATGAAATCACGTCCGAGGGGAAGGCAGCCCTCCTCTACCAGGATCAGTACGACCAGGTAGACAACTTCGAGGAACTCATTGAGGGGCCCGACACCGTCACCGGCGACAATGACGACAATCCTCAAACGAGTTTCGCTCGCGGTGGGGACGAGACCGAAGACACCTGAGTGGCTGCTCGACATCACTGAATTTAGGTCTCGAGTCACCGACTTCAGCTAGTTATTGGGTAAAGTATATTTCATCTGCGTCGACAGACTCCACTATGGGATTCGAGGATATCCTCCCCGATCGAGGATTGACTGATGGCGAGTTCCGACAGCTCCAACAGCAGGATACGTTCGATGCCGTTCTCCGCGACGATCGGGGCGGCCTCGCGACGTTCTTATTCCTGCAGAAAGATGGGACCGAGACAGCCCTTCATTACAACGACGACGAGGGTTGGCATGTCCACCACGAGGACATGGAACTCGAGAATCCGCACCCGCCGACGCATGATCACGGCGAGAGCTGCGGGTGCGGTCACCACAACTGAACGCTACGCTTCCCTGCTATCTGAATGAAGAATCTCACCTATTGCTAAGCGCCGGTCGATACAGTACGGTCACCATCCTCGGAAACGATCGCATCAAAAAGCGGTGTGAGAATGTTTATGACATCGTCATCACAGGCTAATGGATCAAGATGGTAGTGAGCGACCGTCTCTGAATCATGGACCAACTTCGTGAGTGAATAGAGAAAGCTAAACGTGGAATCTAGATCCGTTTTGGTAAGGAGTTCATCAATTGACCTGAAGCAAAGCGTCGTCAGATGCGGATTGGACTGCCACGCCGAAAGAGATGATGCAATTCGCTCATGGAGTGTATCAAGGTCTTGGTCATCAGCGATTAGGTCCGCTTCAATTGGCCCAGGAAGCGTGACCGATTGTGTGCCTGCCGATCGGGCAAAGTCACCAAGGCTGACGATCTTCCGTTGAGCCCGCATTTCGAGTCCCTCCGCATGCCACTCGTTTACTGTCTCATCTGCAGCTTGATCGACGGTCACGGTGAGGATGTTTTCCCGATCTGGTGGATGGGTGAACTGAAGATCAGTACACAACTCGTTGTCATCCCCCTCTGGTGCTAATAGTAGCACATTTGATACATTTCCCAGTCTCGTATGGACTGACTCTGGATCTCTGAGTAAAATCTGTCCGTCGCTATGGACACTCACATGGAATCCCTCATATTCGAACGAAAGAGACCACTCTCCCTCGGTATGGGCCATCTGATTCAATGCGTCCGGGTCGATCACGGACTGCAGCGGTGAGAGTTCTCCATGTCCCGCTCCGACAATAGATGCGATTGCCTGTATCACCTGGACGCTTGGCAAACCCTCATCATCAAACGTGAGATAATATGGCGTCTCATAGTCCATATCTTCCGATTCACCGATCAAGATTATAAGAGTACTTGCCAGTGAATCAACAACATCTGTTAGCACCTGCCAATAATTCTAATATTGGACAATGTACTCGATAACTGCCAACCAGACCACTCGGCCAGTAGAGGTATCTGAACGGATTCTGGAGCTTCTAGTTCAACAGAGCCTCTCGAGTAAGAGTTGAAGCTGATTCGATCCATTGGCTGAGATAACAATGAGTGATCCAGTCCACACGTGTCCGGCGCCGGACGGCTGCAACTTCACGACCGACGAGATCTCGGAGCTGACGGCACACATTAATACCGAGCACGCCGGCGAGTACACTGATCCACGCTGGCCGGACACGCCCGCGGGTCGGGCCTCGAGAGCGGCAGACGGCGGAGACGAAGACGATCAAGGCGGCACCGATGAGTGACCCCTCCGAGCGGCCAACACCTCCTGATGATCCGTTCGAAGACGTCGACACCTATCTTCAGTTCATCGGCCCCTGCCAGATAGAGCAAACGCTCGAGTCGGCCGGTATATCGACCCGCTGACCGGCGAGCGCCGCAATTTCAAGTACGACAATCTCATCGTACTCGCCGAGCTCCACCATCTTCACGATCACCTCGAGCGCGTCCCTACCAGCACTGACTTCGAAGAGCACGGCGAGATCTCGATCGGTGTCTATCAGGACCGGTTTGGTTCGTATCCACGGGCCCTCGAGGTTGCTGGCTTCGACCCAGTGTTCGTCGACGCTCAGGAGAAGGCGCGGTACCTGCGGGAGTACGAGGAACTGGTCGATCCGGAAGAGCACTCACTGTAGTTATCCCATTACCAGTGCATCCGAGACTGAAATGAGTAGTTCGGTAACTATGAGTGTATACTGAACGGCCTAACATTGCTTGACCCAGATAATCAGGGTGCTATGCAATCCAGATATACAGGAAGATGAGGTGGATATCTCTTTAATGGAGTCTCGATAGGGTGGGAGTAAATGAAGACTCCCAATAGCCTTTATATGAGTATTACTTAACCACTCCATGTCAAGCGAGGTTGCCGCTGCCAATGCTCTAGAGGAGTTGGGACTAACCGAATACGAAGCACGGTGTTTTGTCGCACTCACCCGTATCTCACAGGGGACCGCGAAAGACATCAGCCAAGTTGCCGATGTCCCTCGATCGCGGGTTTACGACACAGTTGACCGACTCCATAGAAGGGGATTGGTAGATATACAGCAGTCTGAGCCCCGAGAGTTTCGCGCAATCGCAAAAGAACAAGCATTTGAGAAATTACGTCAGGACTACAACGCTAGTATTGATGCTGCCGATGAGGCGTTAGACCAGGTTGAGTCGGCCAAGTCACAGGAAAAGAAGGGTGTCTGGGCAATTGCGGATGCCGGACATGTAGCCGACAGAGTCATAGATCTCATTGACAATGCAAATGATCACATCCATTTCATCATTGCCGATGAGGAAATGCTTGAACAGTCTGCTCTTGATCAGTTGGCGGCAGCCAGCGAACGCGGAGTCACAATCCTTGTGGAAGCACCATCAGACCTAGTACAAGACCGATTTCAACAGGCTGTTCCAGACGCCCACATCGTTGTCCAAGAGAGCTTACAAGAATCAAGAAAGGTCGTGAACAAATGGCCAGGACAGTTGGTGATGGCAGACCATCAATCAATCCTGATGAGCGGAGTTGAAGAGAATAGACTGCCAGGGGTTAACGACGAGACTGCCATGTGGAGCCATGGACGCGACCACGGTTTTGCCGCGTGGATGCCGGAGTTACTAGAAGACCGGGTAGATGAGAGTGAGAGTTCTGACTGAGCGTCCCTTGCAACCCGACTGCAACGGTAACGCCTCCACCTGTACTGAACGGCAACTACAGATGCGAACTGATCGCGTGAAGCAAATCAATCACCCAGTTAATCAACACACAGAGAGTCAGTGTAAATGTCAGGGTAATAAGAGCCACTAGCTCCTTATACATCCGATGCGCGATACTAAGTACCCCAAAGCGCGATCACGGAGTGATCCACCATCTGCTAACGAGGAAGTAGCGAAACTCCGTCTTCAACTCTCTGACTGGTCCCTTTCTGAATTAGAGCAGGAGGGATTGGTCAATTGGAAGAGAGACGAATACATTGTGACGAAAGGTCCTCGATTCGAGGAGAAACGACCAGAGTGGGAGATCGACTAATAACAGATAGCGAGGTTGGTATCTTGGTTATCTGTACTGAACGGCACACCTTTCGTCACGGTTCTCAAAAGGCAAATGCAGTGGGGATGTCGCTGCATTTGCCCTCACCGTGTACGCAGCCAACGGAACGGGATGATTTCTCAGTGGTCCAGTGCAGGAGCATTCACGGGAGCGTGACCGTGCCGATCAACTGCACGACCTGCCCTGTTGACGGTGTGTATCCGCTGGGACAGGTCATGTTAATGTTAGTCAGTAACACGGATAGCCATTCGGCCGTCCACTGCAGGCTTGTAGTGATTATCTGGGAGACAGTCTGTGGGAAAACCAGCAGTGCTTGGTTCTCCACCTACACTGAGCGGCTTGAACCCGAGGAGTGCGTCGTTTGTGGATCGGACGAACACGACGACGAGGGATGGATTTTTTCGATAGAAGATAACGAAGTAGTGGTGATAAATGGAAACGGCCTCGAGAGGAAACTGAAGGACGACGCTCGGCCCATCTGTTCCATCGAATGCAAGGACGAGTTCGAACGACAACGCGAGACGGGTACTGAGCGATAACTACGTGTGCGAATTGAACGGGCAAGTCAGAATACTCCGGTGATGAAGCCAACTCCCATGATGATGAGGACAGCTGCGGAAAACGCTGGGAGGTACGGCGTGTACTGCTCGACTTTCTCCTCGGAGTGCTGGTAGCCTGCAATCAACAGCATCGTCAGTCCGACGATACCCACGATGACGGTGAGGGCGTACGCACTCATCAGTTCGAGGCAGTGGTTTGACCCGGCGCAGAGCGCAATAATCTCGAACTCCTCTTCGTGGGCGAACCCGAGAACGAACGCGAACCACGCAATCCCGAGGAGGCCACGGTCAGCGGTCTCTTCCGGGTCATCGTGTGAGTGAGTGTGCCCACCGACGAAAGGAATAAACCCTTTTAAACGGCTGACCAGTCCATCGTCGTGATCGTGCGAATGGCCGGAATGTTCGTTCAGATCGTGTTGGTGGTCGTGATGGGCTGAGTGGCCGTCATCATCGTGACTGTCGTGAGAATGACCGTGAGAGTATTCACGAATCCCGAGCGCGATGAGCAGGACACCGGCAACGAGACTGACTGGCCCGCCGATTTGGAAACCACCGAGTATCGTCGTCGGCTCGTTGATCTGCGTGAGGTCGAAGTAGTCCTTCGCGTAGAAGAAGACTCCCACCATCGCGATACTGCTGATAAGGTGGCCGACGCCGATGATGAGACTCGCCGCGAACCCGTACACCCACTTGTTCGTCTGGTCGAGAGCGTACGAGGCGGCAACGGGCCATCCATGACCCGGTTCGATGCCGTGAACGGCACCGAGAGCGACCGCTCCGAGGAAGAGACCGAGTGCGTCGCCGTGTAACATCCTGATTGAAAATCTGCTACCGGCGCGAATAACGGTTGTTAAT encodes:
- a CDS encoding Cdc6/Cdc18 family protein, with the translated sequence MTNSEEPDRGGDASTTDQQLDDFSSTSEEIQRQDSNDPANDPLFVREGDEDGSSTHIWADRDLLSIGTVPGPDRIVGRDTEIKSVAGEIRHLIHESQPNHVVIYGETGTGKSLVSRHVSDRLVDTATARNVPAASVYVECKKNNTETRVARTIARALSDKSDSDLEIPRIGLGSAEYYDYAYDIIDEYYDGIIVILDEIDMVDNAEGLLHELSRAREAGHTDAYIGIIAISNDIDFGQKLNARVQSSMRTTDFVFEPYQSDQIEQILEYRRDAFQDGVVQDGVITETADRSADEHGDARKAVDVLRIAGDIADDTDAEVVSTEHVDKAVKRAAVNRVKETIESTSPQSKLVLYTLGRLTGSNNRRFRTSDIYNQYETTCGDVGADPLSYDRVSQILSTLALMGISESHQVGGGHKQGVYLEHQLIKDKDVVMKAVVESDERLSELHNGTYKI
- a CDS encoding PadR family transcriptional regulator, whose translation is MYDLTAFQRDLLYAIAGQDEPHGLAIKEELEDYYEKEIHHGRLYPNLDTIVDKGLVKKGEADRRTNFYTITDRGRREIEARRDWEDQYVSDLLSESE
- a CDS encoding DUF7344 domain-containing protein, translating into MKPDTQNPQKAELDHEDLTPTELFGILSAERRQHALIYLAQKPAAIYLGDLAEYIALKEGEPTRERYERISVDLHHCHLPHLCGAGLVDYDAETELLELDVDRSLITPYLQLTEYTA
- a CDS encoding winged helix-turn-helix domain-containing protein, which codes for MRLRQPTDFLILEELEDKGRNVATNLAAHTGKSRKNINTRLPVLEDYGLVQKIGPAERSGLYEITSEGKAALLYQDQYDQVDNFEELIEGPDTVTGDNDDNPQTSFARGGDETEDT
- a CDS encoding DUF7504 family protein, whose translation is MDYETPYYLTFDDEGLPSVQVIQAIASIVGAGHGELSPLQSVIDPDALNQMAHTEGEWSLSFEYEGFHVSVHSDGQILLRDPESVHTRLGNVSNVLLLAPEGDDNELCTDLQFTHPPDRENILTVTVDQAADETVNEWHAEGLEMRAQRKIVSLGDFARSAGTQSVTLPGPIEADLIADDQDLDTLHERIASSLSAWQSNPHLTTLCFRSIDELLTKTDLDSTFSFLYSLTKLVHDSETVAHYHLDPLACDDDVINILTPLFDAIVSEDGDRTVSTGA
- a CDS encoding homing endonuclease associated repeat-containing protein, with the protein product MVLAELHHLHDHLERVPTSTDFEEHGEISIGVYQDRFGSYPRALEVAGFDPVFVDAQEKARYLREYEELVDPEEHSL
- a CDS encoding TrmB family transcriptional regulator — translated: MSSEVAAANALEELGLTEYEARCFVALTRISQGTAKDISQVADVPRSRVYDTVDRLHRRGLVDIQQSEPREFRAIAKEQAFEKLRQDYNASIDAADEALDQVESAKSQEKKGVWAIADAGHVADRVIDLIDNANDHIHFIIADEEMLEQSALDQLAAASERGVTILVEAPSDLVQDRFQQAVPDAHIVVQESLQESRKVVNKWPGQLVMADHQSILMSGVEENRLPGVNDETAMWSHGRDHGFAAWMPELLEDRVDESESSD